One genomic window of Phoenix dactylifera cultivar Barhee BC4 chromosome 6, palm_55x_up_171113_PBpolish2nd_filt_p, whole genome shotgun sequence includes the following:
- the LOC103703303 gene encoding transcription factor ILI5, with protein sequence MSSRRSRITEEEISELISKLQSALPEARRRGASRASASKLLKETCNYIKSLHREVDDLSDRLSDLVASLDTNSPQAEIVRGLLRS encoded by the exons ATGTCCAGCAGAAGGTCCAGGATCACCGAGGAGGAGATCAGTGAGCTCATCTCCAAGCTCCAGTCTGCACTCCCTGAGGCCCGCCGACGAGGTGCGAGCAGG GCTTCGGCGTCGAAGCTGCTCAAGGAGACATGCAACTACATCAAAAGCCTCCACCGGGAGGTCGACGACCTCAGTGACCGCCTCTCGGACCTCGTGGCCTCCCTGGACACCAACAGCCCCCAGGCCGAGATCGTCCGGGGTCTCCTTCGGTCTTAA
- the LOC103703321 gene encoding F-box/kelch-repeat protein SKIP11-like isoform X3, which produces MLEGQSCLISRMLPSSCEQESKWLYMTYQLLEITNNKRPPSVEPGEQDEDVKSKRTKSLNPQDPSLTEETKPPVDESDRQGHGGGGQPPVDESDHQGHGGGGHSDSNSLISAIGRDNSINCLLHCSRSDYGALASLSRSFRSLIRSGELYKLRRQNGITEHWVYFSCSVLEWVAYDPYRERWITLPRMPHNDCFMYADKESLAVGTELLVFGKEITSHIVLRYSILTNSWSPGVEMNSPRCLFGSASLGEKAIVAGGTDAQGTILNSAELYNSETQKWETLPSMNKPRKMCSGVFMDDKFYVIGGMASNMELLTCGEEYDLEKGTWRVIPNMSSGLNGVAGAPPLVAVVNNELYAADYGEKEVRKYDKENNSWVTLGRLPERPDSMNGWGLAFRACGERLIVIGGARAMGGGTIELNSWIPKEGPPEWNLIASRHLGSFVYNCAVMGC; this is translated from the exons ATGTTGGAGGGCCAGTCCTGTTTGATCTCGAGGATGCTGCCTAGCTCCTGTGAGCAAGAATCCAAGTGGCTGTATATGACCTACCAGCTACTTGAGATCACAAACAACAAACGCCCACCTAGTGTGGAACCCGGGGAGCAAGATGAAGATGTGAAGAGTAAGAGGACAAAGTCGCTGAATCCCCAAGATCCTTCCCTTACCGAGGAAACGAAGCCCC CTGTTGATGAATCCGATCGTCAGGGCCATGGTGGTGGTGGGCAGCCCCCTGTTGATGAATCTGATCATCAGGGCCATGGTGGTGGTGGGCATTCTGATTCAAATTCTCTTATCAGTGCAATTGGCCGAGACAACTCTATAAACTGTCTTCTTCATTGTTCTCGATCTGATTATGGTGCCCTTGCATCCCTTAGCCGAAGCTTCCGTTCCCTGATCCGGAGTGGTGAGCTTTACAAGTTACGGCGGCAGAATGGGATCACTGAGCACTGGGTGTACTTCTCCTGCAGTGTCCTTGAGTGGGTAGCATATGACCCATACCGTGAGCGCTGGATCACCCTCCCAAGGATGCCCCACAATGATTGCTTCATGTATGCCGATAAGGAGTCTCTTGCAGTGGGCACCGAGCTCCTTGTTTTTGGCAAGGAGATTACTTCTCATATAGTACTGAGATACAGCATTCTAACAAATTCTTGGTCTCCTGGTGTAGAGATGAACTCCCCTAGGTGCTTATTTGGATCTGCTAGCCTTGGGGAGAAGGCTATTGTAGCTGGTGGTACTGATGCTCAAGGTACTATATTGAACTCTGCAGAGCTCTATAATTCTGAAACACAAAAGTGGGAAACTCTTCCGAGCATGAATAAGCCGAGGAAGATGTGTTCAGGTGTCTTTATGGATGATAAATTCTATGTGATTGGAGGCATGGCGAGCAACATGGAGTTGCTAACGTGTGGAGAGGAGTATGATTTGGAGAAAGGCACCTGGAGGGTCATCCCAAACATGTCCTCAGGGCTCAATGGTGTGGCAGGTGCACCTCCACTCGTGGCGGTTGTTAATAATGAACTGTATGCTGCAGATTATGGAGAAAAGGAGGTGAGAAAATATGATAAGGAGAATAACTCTTGGGTTACTCTTGGTAGATTGCCTGAGAGGCCAGATTCAATGAATGGATGGGGGCTTGCATTTCGGGCATGCGGTGAACGACTCATAGTCATTGGAGGAGCAAGGGCAATGGGAGGAGGGACCATTGAGCTAAATTCTTGGATACCAAAAGAGGGCCCACCAGAATGGAACCTCATTGCAAGCAGACATTTAGGAAGCTTTGTGTATAATTGTGCTGTGATGGGCTGCTGA
- the LOC103703321 gene encoding F-box/kelch-repeat protein SKIP11-like isoform X1, giving the protein MLEGQSCLISRMLPSSCEQESKWLYMTYQLLEITNNKRPPSVEPGEQDEDVKSKRTKSLNPQDPSLTEETKPPVDESDRQGHGGGGQPPVDESDRPQDPSLIEETKPPVDESYCQGHGGGGKPPVDESDRQGHGGGGQPPVDESDHQGHGGGGHSDSNSLISAIGRDNSINCLLHCSRSDYGALASLSRSFRSLIRSGELYKLRRQNGITEHWVYFSCSVLEWVAYDPYRERWITLPRMPHNDCFMYADKESLAVGTELLVFGKEITSHIVLRYSILTNSWSPGVEMNSPRCLFGSASLGEKAIVAGGTDAQGTILNSAELYNSETQKWETLPSMNKPRKMCSGVFMDDKFYVIGGMASNMELLTCGEEYDLEKGTWRVIPNMSSGLNGVAGAPPLVAVVNNELYAADYGEKEVRKYDKENNSWVTLGRLPERPDSMNGWGLAFRACGERLIVIGGARAMGGGTIELNSWIPKEGPPEWNLIASRHLGSFVYNCAVMGC; this is encoded by the coding sequence ATGTTGGAGGGCCAGTCCTGTTTGATCTCGAGGATGCTGCCTAGCTCCTGTGAGCAAGAATCCAAGTGGCTGTATATGACCTACCAGCTACTTGAGATCACAAACAACAAACGCCCACCTAGTGTGGAACCCGGGGAGCAAGATGAAGATGTGAAGAGTAAGAGGACAAAGTCGCTGAATCCCCAAGATCCTTCCCTTACCGAGGAAACGAAGCCCCCTGTTGATGAATCCGATCGTCAGGGCCATGGTGGTGGTGGGCAGCCCCCTGTTGATGAATCTGATCGTCCCCAAGATCCTTCCCTTATTGAGGAAACGAAGCCCCCTGTTGATGAATCCTATTGTCAGGGCCACGGTGGTGGCGGGAAGCCTCCTGTTGATGAATCCGATCGTCAGGGCCATGGTGGTGGTGGGCAGCCCCCTGTTGATGAATCTGATCATCAGGGCCATGGTGGTGGTGGGCATTCTGATTCAAATTCTCTTATCAGTGCAATTGGCCGAGACAACTCTATAAACTGTCTTCTTCATTGTTCTCGATCTGATTATGGTGCCCTTGCATCCCTTAGCCGAAGCTTCCGTTCCCTGATCCGGAGTGGTGAGCTTTACAAGTTACGGCGGCAGAATGGGATCACTGAGCACTGGGTGTACTTCTCCTGCAGTGTCCTTGAGTGGGTAGCATATGACCCATACCGTGAGCGCTGGATCACCCTCCCAAGGATGCCCCACAATGATTGCTTCATGTATGCCGATAAGGAGTCTCTTGCAGTGGGCACCGAGCTCCTTGTTTTTGGCAAGGAGATTACTTCTCATATAGTACTGAGATACAGCATTCTAACAAATTCTTGGTCTCCTGGTGTAGAGATGAACTCCCCTAGGTGCTTATTTGGATCTGCTAGCCTTGGGGAGAAGGCTATTGTAGCTGGTGGTACTGATGCTCAAGGTACTATATTGAACTCTGCAGAGCTCTATAATTCTGAAACACAAAAGTGGGAAACTCTTCCGAGCATGAATAAGCCGAGGAAGATGTGTTCAGGTGTCTTTATGGATGATAAATTCTATGTGATTGGAGGCATGGCGAGCAACATGGAGTTGCTAACGTGTGGAGAGGAGTATGATTTGGAGAAAGGCACCTGGAGGGTCATCCCAAACATGTCCTCAGGGCTCAATGGTGTGGCAGGTGCACCTCCACTCGTGGCGGTTGTTAATAATGAACTGTATGCTGCAGATTATGGAGAAAAGGAGGTGAGAAAATATGATAAGGAGAATAACTCTTGGGTTACTCTTGGTAGATTGCCTGAGAGGCCAGATTCAATGAATGGATGGGGGCTTGCATTTCGGGCATGCGGTGAACGACTCATAGTCATTGGAGGAGCAAGGGCAATGGGAGGAGGGACCATTGAGCTAAATTCTTGGATACCAAAAGAGGGCCCACCAGAATGGAACCTCATTGCAAGCAGACATTTAGGAAGCTTTGTGTATAATTGTGCTGTGATGGGCTGCTGA
- the LOC103703321 gene encoding F-box/kelch-repeat protein SKIP11-like isoform X2, with translation MLEGQSCLISRMLPSSCEQESKWLYMTYQLLEITNNKRPPSVEPGEQDEDVKSKRTKSLNPQDPSLTEETKPPVDESDRQGHGGGGQPPVDESDHQGHGGGGHSDSNSLISAIGRDNSINCLLHCSRSDYGALASLSRSFRSLIRSGELYKLRRQNGITEHWVYFSCSVLEWVAYDPYRERWITLPRMPHNDCFMYADKESLAVGTELLVFGKEITSHIVLRYSILTNSWSPGVEMNSPRCLFGSASLGEKAIVAGGTDAQGTILNSAELYNSETQKWETLPSMNKPRKMCSGVFMDDKFYVIGGMASNMELLTCGEEYDLEKGTWRVIPNMSSGLNGVAGAPPLVAVVNNELYAADYGEKEVRKYDKENNSWVTLGRLPERPDSMNGWGLAFRACGERLIVIGGARAMGGGTIELNSWIPKEGPPEWNLIASRHLGSFVYNCAVMGC, from the exons ATGTTGGAGGGCCAGTCCTGTTTGATCTCGAGGATGCTGCCTAGCTCCTGTGAGCAAGAATCCAAGTGGCTGTATATGACCTACCAGCTACTTGAGATCACAAACAACAAACGCCCACCTAGTGTGGAACCCGGGGAGCAAGATGAAGATGTGAAGAGTAAGAGGACAAAGTCGCTGAATCCCCAAGATCCTTCCCTTACCGAGGAAACGAAGCCCCCTGTTGATGAATCCGATCGTCAGGGCCATG GTGGTGGTGGGCAGCCCCCTGTTGATGAATCTGATCATCAGGGCCATGGTGGTGGTGGGCATTCTGATTCAAATTCTCTTATCAGTGCAATTGGCCGAGACAACTCTATAAACTGTCTTCTTCATTGTTCTCGATCTGATTATGGTGCCCTTGCATCCCTTAGCCGAAGCTTCCGTTCCCTGATCCGGAGTGGTGAGCTTTACAAGTTACGGCGGCAGAATGGGATCACTGAGCACTGGGTGTACTTCTCCTGCAGTGTCCTTGAGTGGGTAGCATATGACCCATACCGTGAGCGCTGGATCACCCTCCCAAGGATGCCCCACAATGATTGCTTCATGTATGCCGATAAGGAGTCTCTTGCAGTGGGCACCGAGCTCCTTGTTTTTGGCAAGGAGATTACTTCTCATATAGTACTGAGATACAGCATTCTAACAAATTCTTGGTCTCCTGGTGTAGAGATGAACTCCCCTAGGTGCTTATTTGGATCTGCTAGCCTTGGGGAGAAGGCTATTGTAGCTGGTGGTACTGATGCTCAAGGTACTATATTGAACTCTGCAGAGCTCTATAATTCTGAAACACAAAAGTGGGAAACTCTTCCGAGCATGAATAAGCCGAGGAAGATGTGTTCAGGTGTCTTTATGGATGATAAATTCTATGTGATTGGAGGCATGGCGAGCAACATGGAGTTGCTAACGTGTGGAGAGGAGTATGATTTGGAGAAAGGCACCTGGAGGGTCATCCCAAACATGTCCTCAGGGCTCAATGGTGTGGCAGGTGCACCTCCACTCGTGGCGGTTGTTAATAATGAACTGTATGCTGCAGATTATGGAGAAAAGGAGGTGAGAAAATATGATAAGGAGAATAACTCTTGGGTTACTCTTGGTAGATTGCCTGAGAGGCCAGATTCAATGAATGGATGGGGGCTTGCATTTCGGGCATGCGGTGAACGACTCATAGTCATTGGAGGAGCAAGGGCAATGGGAGGAGGGACCATTGAGCTAAATTCTTGGATACCAAAAGAGGGCCCACCAGAATGGAACCTCATTGCAAGCAGACATTTAGGAAGCTTTGTGTATAATTGTGCTGTGATGGGCTGCTGA